From a single Fusarium fujikuroi IMI 58289 draft genome, chromosome FFUJ_chr03 genomic region:
- a CDS encoding probable catalase isozyme P: protein MSNPVYTLTEGQPVRDPSVSTTLPVFGGGGLTTLGDTLLLETLAHFSRERIPERVVHAKAAGAWGEFEVTNPEIAQLTCAKFLDTAGKKTQVLFRLSTTGGEKGSADTVRDVRGFSVKFFTEEGNYDIVGNHVPVFFVRDPMRFPSLNRSHKRHPATNRPDATMFWDFHVNQPESVHTLMHLFGSRGLPDSIRRVTGFGVHTFKLIDSSGRPRYCKFHFRPETGHTSFASADEAEKKAGANADYHTEDLWDAIARGEYPVWKLYVQIMEPERAETFGRALFDITKIWSHKEFPLIEVGKMTLNKNPENYFAEIEQAAFSPSNLVPGIAMTPDPMLQARMFAYPDAQRYRLGSNYAQLPPNRPIAPVYAPFVRDGITTTKNYGGDPNYVRSTLSPGVTTQSITQITHHERIAANALLGLNEIPVDDEDFVQPRDLWRRVFDDAEKEKFVGNVVGSLAGTPTPLREAVVAMFSKVDAEIGQRMMAKIKEDATHL, encoded by the exons ATGTCTAATCCTGTGTATACTTTGACTGAGG GTCAGCCTGTTCGCGACCCCTCCGTGAGCACTACCCTCCCCGTctttggcggcggcggtCTCACAACTCTTGGTGAtacccttctccttgagactCTGGCCCATTTCAGCCGAGAGCGCATTCCTGAGCG AGTCGTTCACGCCAAAGCTGCTGGTGCCTGGGGAGAATTCGAAGTTACAAACCCTGAAATCGCTCAATTGACTTGCGCCAAGTTTCTCGACACCGCTGGCAAGAAGACTCAGGTTCTCTTCCGTCTCAGTACCACTGGTGGTGAGAAGGGCAGCGCCGATACTGTTCGCGATGTCCGAGGTTTCTCTGTCAAGTTCTTTACTGAGGAAGGAAACTACGACATTGTCGGAAACCATGTT CCTGTCTTCTTTGTTCGCGATCCGATGCGATTCCCTTCGTTGAACCGAAGCCACAAGCGACATCCCGCTACCAACCGACCTGATGCTACCATG TTCTGGGACTTTCACGTCAACCAACCCGAGAGTGTTCACACCCTGATGCATCTCTTCGGAAGCCGTGGTCTCCCCGACTCTATCCGCCGCGTCACCGGCTTCGGAGTTCACACATTCAAGCTCATTGATAGCTCTGGCCGTCCCCGATACTGCAAATTCCACTTCCGTCCCGAGACTGGCCACACCAGCTTTGCCTCTGCtgacgaggctgagaagaaggccggtGCTAATGCTGATTACCATACTGAGGATCTCTGGGATGCTATCGCCCGTGGCGAGTATCCTGTCTGGAAGCTGTATGTTCAGATCATGGAGCCTGAGAGGGCTGAGACCTTTGGTCGGGCTTTGTTCGACATTACCAAGATTTGGTCCCATAAGGAGTTTCCTTTGATTGAGGTTGGAAAGATGACGTTGAACAAGAAC CCTGAGAACTACTTCGCCGAGATTGAGCAAGCTGCCTTCTCGCCATCGAACTTGGTCCCTGGTATCGCCATGACCCCCGATCCAATGCTTCAGGCTCGCATGTTCGCCTACCCCGACGCCCAGCGATACCGCCTCGGCTCCAACTACGCCCAACTCCCTCCTAACCGCCCCATTGCACCCGTATACGCCCCCTTCGTCCGCGACGGTattaccaccaccaagaactaCGGCGGTGATCCCAACTACGTTCGAAGCACTCTCAGCCCCGGCGTCACCACCCAATCCATCACTCAGATCACACACCACGAGCGCATCGCCGCTAACGCACTGCTGGGTCTGAACGAGATCCccgttgacgatgaggactttGTTCAGCCTCGGGATCTGTGGAGGAGGGtctttgatgatgctgagaaggagaagtttgTTGGCAATGTTGTTGGAAGCTTGGCTGGCACACCTACTCCTTTACGAGAGGCTGTCGTTGCTATGTTTAGCaaggttgatgctgagattgGTCAGCGAatgatggccaagatcaaggaggatgCTACTCATCTTTAG
- a CDS encoding related to tol protein, whose amino-acid sequence MAYSTLCPTCTRALHFDQASWEEERRNSSMWPLRRHHDSLGSFRKAASQNCYICCRVWDMLISGKATSAEREPTWKEGSETDWDGMHYVVQHDHDSPAILLMICCPGSKQHSHYIPFELMPRNGEWCFLFFKPVHIERKLTSVEDNYWIRYDARPSLSSSTSSPSTLRLISKWIQSCQKGHKSSICTKDVTPWQPTRLLDIGRSKDETCRIVLRPQNITQTRTYITLSYRWDAKKQPRLLSSNIDELLRGWAIRTLPKTFRDTIVVARALGVRHLWIDALCIIQDSHEDWERESACMGLVYSNGLCNIAASASDGPDGGLFRSRNAESIRLGCVRANPLPETRSQTFNIIDTLYTHRQLRYTPFFKRGWVFQERMLAPRVIYFAEEQVFWECHQELKCEAFPTGIPFAGSFKALLPERLTTLSAWSRGKCVPCTMFRQWNRAVQDYSDSQFTFISDKLPAFMGIASYFEPFMETDYAFGMWNVGLERQLGFSVEYPVVKQSKDYRAPSWSWASLDGPVLYTYLLSGENPKTFMHIQFEEDGFLQGQLHLQGVLTHATYSHATSRRKSNVVLEDGTSLDLILLKDHLGVVFSKGTKLTLLAFESSRDPSPFLDCVVLEPILCTWPVTNYRRIGFAHVFQKEEFNSELLEPEKFRSLGVTFTDSSASTEASRLSSLIMI is encoded by the coding sequence ATGGCATATAGCACCCTTTGTCCGACCTGTACACGTGCTCTGCACTTCGACCAGGCCAGTTGGGAGGAGGAAAGGCGCAATAGCTCTATGTGGCCTCTGCGACGGCACCACGACTCACTAGGGTCGTTTCGAAAAGCAGCCTCACAGAATTGTTACATTTGTTGCAGAGTATGGGACATGCTTATATCCGGCAAGGCGACTAGTGCCGAGCGTGAACCTACCTGGAAAGAGGGCTCGGAAACAGATTGGGATGGCATGCATTACGTTGTCCAGCACGATCATGATTCACCGGCAATTCTTCTCATGATTTGTTGCCCCGGCTCGAAACAGCACTCACATTATATACCGTTTGAATTAATGCCAAGAAACGGTGAGTGgtgctttctctttttcaAGCCAGTCCACATTGAAAGAAAACTAACTTCGGTGGAAGACAACTACTGGATTCGGTATGATGCTCGGCCATCAttgtcatcttcaacctcatctcctTCCACACTTAGACTGATCTCCAAATGGATCCAGTCATGTCAAAAGGGTCACAAATCGAGTATCTGTACGAAGGATGTTACGCCTTGGCAACCTACGCGTTTGCTAGACATAGGTCGATCCAAAGATGAAACCTGCAGAATTGTTTTGCGACCACAGAACATTACTCAGACCCGCACATATATCACACTGAGCTACAGATGGGACGCAAAAAAACAACCTCGACTGTTGTCCTCAAATATTGATGAACTACTTCGAGGCTGGGCAATACGAACACTCCCAAAAACATTCAGAGACACCATAGTTGTCGCCCGTGCCCTTGGCGTAAGACACCTATGGATCGATGCATTGTGTATTATTCAAGATTCTCATGAAGATTGGGAGCGTGAGTCTGCATGCATGGGCTTAGTTTACTCCAATGGACTATGTAACATTGCTGCCTCGGCATCTGATGGACCAGATGGTGGCTTGTTTCGGAGTAGAAATGCCGAAAGCATCCGCCTAGGATGTGTTCGAGCGAATCCTCTTCCTGAAACTCGAAGTCAGACATTTAACATCATCGACACTCTTTACACCCACCGGCAGCTACGGTACACACCTTTCTTCAAAAGAGGATGGGTATTTCAAGAGAGAATGCTTGCGCCAAGAGTGATTTACTTTGCAGAAGAGCAGGTATTCTGGGAATGCCACCAAGAACTGAAATGCGAAGCATTCCCAACTGGTATCCCTTTCGCTGGTTCTTTCAAGGCACTACTTCCAGAACGATTAACCACTTTGTCGGCTTGGTCACGGGGAAAGTGTGTGCCATGCACCATGTTCCGACAATGGAATCGTGCTGTTCAGGATTATTCGGATAGCCAGTTCACGTTCATAAGCGACAAACTTCCTGCTTTTATGGGAATCGCCAGCTATTTCGAACCCTTTATGGAAACAGACTACGCCTTTGGTATGTGGaatgttggtcttgagagGCAGCTGGGATTCTCGGTAGAATACCCGGTCGTGAAACAGAGTAAAGACTATCGAGCGCCATCATGGTCTTGGGCATCCCTCGATGGTCCTGtactatatacttacttACTCTCCGGAGAAAACCCCAAGACTTTCATGCATATTCAATTCGAAGAAGACGGGTTTTTGCAGGGCCAACTACATTTACAAGGAGTCTTAACTCATGCTACCTACTCTCATGCAacgtcaagaaggaagtcaAATGTAGTTTTGGAAGACGGGACAAGCCTCGATCTAATACTTTTAAAAGATCATTTGGGGGTTGTTTTCAGCAAAGGCACAAAGCTCACGCTTCTAGCGTTTGAGTCTTCACGTGATCCATCCCCATTTTTGGACTGCGTTGTTCTGGAGCCGATTCTTTGTACCTGGCCTGTAACGAATTATAGGCGAATTGGTTTTGCCCATGTATTTCAAAAAGAGGAGTTCAATTCTGAATTACTCGAACCAGAGAAATTTCGCTCACTAGGGGTCACATTTACGGATAGTTCGGCTAGTACTGAGGCATCAAGACTTTCGAGCTTGATTATGATTTAA